Proteins encoded by one window of Apus apus isolate bApuApu2 chromosome 15, bApuApu2.pri.cur, whole genome shotgun sequence:
- the LOC127391043 gene encoding P2Y purinoceptor 1-like has product MATEPPTPWPGNGSRAFCPVDAGFAQRFLPAVYLAVIPLGLAGNGLGLWHLCSGHRRGAHHPLGRLVGNLSLADLLYVSTLPFLVSYYLRGRAWLFGHGWCRITRGLFHLNLYASIGFLTCISVHRYLGIVHPLKARGRCQGAASSPWLSVMVWVWVLAQVAPDLAFSKMDGTGMRCHDTTGHEQLGTYLPYTAAVTVTGFVIPFLIIIGCYCHVVVVLCRNDTVDLTLRRRSIRLVILVMVLFSICFLPYHIFRNLNLLSRVWQLQGSCTQALKNIYISYQVTRGLASFNSALNPLLYVMTSEDCMSRMRTIHQNVSQSLGSIFRKKTSCQVDEKKMNIFLCEEEASDEL; this is encoded by the coding sequence ATGGCCACCGAGCCTCCCACCCCGTGGCCCGGCAACGGCAGCAGAGCCTTCTGCCCGGTGGATGCCGGCTTTGCCCAGCGCTTCTTGCCCGCTGTTTACCTGGCAGTGATCCCCCTGGGGCTGGCGGGGAAcgggctggggctgtggcacCTCTGCAGCGGGCACCGACGGGGCGCCCACCATCCCCTCGGGCGGCTGGTGGGGAACCTGAGCCTGGCCGACCTGCTGTACGTCAGCACCCTGCCCTTCCTGGTCAGCTACTACCTGCGGGGCAGAGCGTGGCTCTTCGGGCACGGCTGGTGCCGGATCACCCGCGGCCTCTTCCACCTCAACCTCTACGCCAGCATCGGCTTCCTCACCTGCATCAGCGTCCACCGCTACCTGGGCATCGTGCACCCGCTGAAGGCCCGGGGCAGGTGCCAAGGGGCAGCCTCTTCCCCGTGGCTCAGCGTGATGGTCTGGGTGTGGGTCCTGGCCCAGGTGGCTCCAGATCTCGCCTTCAGCAAGATGGACGGGACGGGGATGCGGTGCCACGACACGACGGGGCACGAGCAGCTGGGCACTTACCTGCCCTACACGGCAGCCGTCACCGTGACGGGGTTTGTCATCCCCTTCCTCATCATCATCGGGTGCTACTGCCACGTGGTGGTGGTGCTCTGCAGGAATGACACCGTGGACCTCACCCTGAGGAGAAGAAGCATCAGACTGGTGATTCTCGTGATGGTCCTCTTCTCCATCTGCTTCCTCCCCTACCACATCTTCAGAAACCTCAACTTGTTGTCTCGAGTCTGGCAGCTGCAAGGGTCCTGCACACAGGCTTTAAAGAACATCTACATTTCCTACCAGGTGACCCGAGGCCTGGCCAGCTTCAACAGTGCCCTCAACCCCCTGCTGTACGTGATGACCAGTGAAGACTGCATGTCACGCATGAGGACCATCCACCAAAATGTCAGCCAGTCCCTGGGGTCCATCTTTAGGAAGAAAACCTCTTGCCAGGTAGATGAGAAGAAGATGAACATCTTTCTTTGTGAGGAGGAGGCTTCTGATGAGCTCTGA